Proteins co-encoded in one Ananas comosus cultivar F153 linkage group 15, ASM154086v1, whole genome shotgun sequence genomic window:
- the LOC109721471 gene encoding pentatricopeptide repeat-containing protein At5g15280 — protein sequence MGRKPVSSSVSFFARSLPFLTPIPRHHRPQVRALHPLPLPSSSSPATIRPFSTSTVPSSASSDEGPSSISASETEIRSEIHMDFVAKAYSGIGKSVISKCSYLWEEKAETFTEKSSLRDVLKMGLNLSPETIRCFWRVPELKPEGFLEILLGFGSDVNLRTVDFLWNLFKWAERQSSEFRHLQKSYEIMVSMLIKAPMLEEAESLLLSVEVSRVFSDASVMFSEIIQGYTEACKLDNSMALYDLARDKGLIPSGSCYQALLRFFIRKGKVEAVLRVYMDMLEFGLGSYSEEHALHFVILELTKKGKIVDALSIIRRVKNSGVEASRGALSAIAEGFCQKKDFNDMLNFLEEWRHIPEVSVCNKIAASLCANLGTQESWLFVQKMEILGFIPDSITFGTFICQSCREGRLRDAFIYLSECFSRSVEPKAYAYNALISGVFKEGLYRHAKYVFDDMVERGLIPDLSTFRILLAGYCKHRKFDEIEQVLSDMNNYSVNSLAPVECALSKALTFLGLDYLGVKVKRDNDVGLPKAEFFDSVGNGLYLETDSEKYETLLDEIIDTGMVPDFDSAIITECKHGNIESALELKDEVIQWGKKIALATYSELLKRLCAIPSRVKEAMSLVEQFPEFLNQLDSETLNLLVRTLSKNGMVVSARLILEQMLRKELLVERDTYTCLLMNLCEERNTVGFWECWEQAKRSNWSPTRKKIIVIISCLCKQGMIKDALELIDGIVNHSPELVIGGYSGLIKELCMMGYTSVGCAMMEAVLEMGLNLDNVNFVNLIKGFLKEQKVSEALGLFDILLNKNTTISADLYQLMLPKLLRFDNVERAIGLAQYVQRKQLGYGTSIYSNLVEELCRIGKTKDAIFILQEMLVNKMPLDKNMLNALLQSYSQENNWRKAQEVLCIMVRMHTNLSISGYRSLLWQFGMHYQFYNVLRLKELIEIESKSKELILCNILIFHLFRAGDILLVKRILKDMEDRDITLDEVGYNFLVYGFYKCQNVKMAVETLNILLAKGLRPSTRSLRIMISHFCRQGNINKALELYNMIERNNWNHGIVIENTIALSLLSIGRLCEAELLLDRINGREVAPAQVNYDLLIKEFCVKGGMNKAVDLLNKMLKKGNLPSEISYSSIIQMLCIYKEFDRAQDFFAEMQYNNLKPSKESCDALICGLCDSGRVDEAKGLLETMLQIGVIPTHTMYNYVIDKYHVNNNLNKAAELLDEMQRAGYSPNFETHWSIISNLSSNSNKKKIGESGGSLLSSLLFGAGLKEKNNEDTSSSRFKYASFFSTRVSC from the coding sequence ATGGGTAGGAAACCCGTCTCCTCCTCCGTCTCCTTCTTCGCTCGATCTCTCCCATTTCTAACTCCGATTCCTCGTCACCACCGCCCTCAGGTTAGGGCTTTACACCCACTTCCTcttccctcctcctcttcacctGCAACGATACGCCCCTTCTCTACTTCAACGGTcccttcttctgcttcttctgaTGAAGGACCGAGTTCGATTTCGGCGTCCGAAACCGAGATTAGGAGCGAAATACACATGGATTTTGTTGCAAAAGCGTACTCTGGGATTGGGAAATCGGTGATTTCCAAGTGCTCTTACCTTTGGGAGGAGAAAGCGGAGACCTTTACGGAGAAATCCTCTTTGCGAGATGTTCTGAAAATGGGGCTAAACCTGTCGCCGGAGACGATTCGGTGTTTCTGGCGTGTTCCGGAACTGAAGCCGGAGGGTTTCCTCGAGATATTGCTGGGTTTTGGATCAGATGTGAATTTGAGAACAGTGGATTTCTTATGGAATTTGTTCAAGTGGGCTGAGAGGCAAAGCAGCGAATTCCGTCATCTTCAAAAATCTTATGAGATCATGGTTTCGATGCTTATAAAAGCTCCGATGCTCGAAGAAGCCGAATCCTTACTTCTATCAGTGGAGGTGAGTAGAGTGTTCTCTGATGCTAGTGTTATGTTTAGTGAGATCATCCAGGGTTACACTGAGGCCTGTAAATTGGATAATTCGATGGCTTTGTATGATTTGGCAAGAGATAAGGGTTTAATTCCATCCGGGTCATGTTATCAAGCTCTTCTTAGATTTTTTATCAGAAAAGGGAAAGTTGAAGCAGTTTTAAGAGTTTATATGGACATGCTGGAGTTTGGATTGGGCTCATATTCCGAAGAACATGCCCTTCATTTTGTTATTTTGGAGTTGACAAAGAAAGGCAAGATTGTTGATGCTTTAAGCATAATTAGAAGGGTAAAAAATTCTGGGGTTGAAGCTTCCCGTGGAGCTCTTTCTGCGATTGCTGAAGGGTTTTGTCAGAAAAAAGATTTTAATGATATGCTGAACTTTTTGGAAGAGTGGAGGCACATCCCTGAAGTATCAGTTTGCAACAAAATTGCTGCTTCTTTGTGTGCAAATCTTGGTACTCAAGAGTCATGGTTATTTGTGCAAAAAATggagattttagggtttatccCAGATTCTATAACCTTTGGAACTTTTATCTGCCAAAGTTGTAGAGAGGGGAGGTTGCGAGATGCGTTCATTTATTTATCAGAATGCTTCTCTAGAAGTGTAGAACCAAAAGCTTATGCATACAATGCTCTTATTAGTGGAGTTTTTAAAGAAGGTTTGTATAGACATGCTAAGTATGTCTTCGATGACATGGTTGAAAGAGGGTTGATTCCAGATCTCTCAACATTTAGGATTCTATTGGCTGGATATTGTAAACATAGAAAATTTGACGAAATTGAACAGGTCCTTAGTGACATGAATAATTATAGTGTAAATTCGCTTGCTCCTGTGGAGTGTGCACTCTCCAAGGCCTTAACGTTTTTGGGCTTGGATTATTTGGGGGTGAAAGTAAAGAGGGACAATGATGTCGGCCTTCCAAAGGCTGAATTTTTTGATTCTGTGGGCAATGGATTATATCTAGAAACTGATTCCGAGAAGTATGAAACTTTGTTAGATGAGATTATTGATACTGGGATGGTTCCAGATTTCGATTCTGCAATTATCACGGAATGCAAGCATGGCAATATAGAGAGTGCACTCGAGTTGAAAGATGAAGTTATTCAATGGGGGAAGAAAATCGCTCTAGCTACCTACTCAGAGTTACTGAAAAGACTATGTGCGATCCCATCACGCGTAAAAGAAGCGATGAGTCTCGTGGAACAGTTTCCAGAGTTTCTGAATCAGCTTGATTCTGAAACACTCAATTTGCTTGTACGAACATTAAGCAAGAATGGAATGGTGGTTAGTGCGAGGTTAATTTTGGAACAAATGCTCAGGAAAGAGCTTCTTGTTGAGAGGGATACTTACACTTGTTTGTTAATGAACTTATGTGAAGAAAGGAACACAGTTGGGTTTTGGGAATGCTGGGAGCAGGCAAAGAGAAGCAATTGGTCACCAACGAGGAAgaaaattattgttattataagTTGCCTGTGCAAACAGGGAATGATTAAAGATGCTCTAGAGCTAATCGATGGCATAGTGAACCACTCTCCAGAATTGGTCATTGGTGGCTATAGTGGACTTATTAAAGAATTATGTATGATGGGCTACACAAGTGTAGGGTGTGCAATGATGGAAGCAGTCCTTGAGATGGGTTTGAACTTGGACAATGTAAACTTCGTGAATCTAATCAAAGGGTTTCTAAAGGAACAGAAGGTTTCTGAAGCACTTGGACTATTTGATATTTTGCTCAATAAGAACACAACAATCAGTGCAGATTTATATCAACTTATGTTGCCTAAATTATTAAGATTTGACAATGTTGAAAGAGCAATTGGTCTGGCACAATATGTACAACGTAAGCAACTGGGATATGGCACTTCTATTTATAGCAACTTGGTGGAGGAGTTATGCAGGATAGGAAAAACAAAAGATGCCATATTCATTTTGCAAGAAATGCTTGTCAATAAGATGCCATTAGATAAAAATATGCTGAATGCCTTACTACAAAGCTATTCTCAAGAAAACAATTGGAGAAAGGCACAGGAAGTTCTATGTATTATGGTGAGGATGCATACTAACCTTTCTATTTCAGGCTATCGAAGTCTTTTATGGCAATTTGGCATGCATTACCAGTTTTATAATGTACTGCGCCTTAAAGAACTGATTGAGATAGAAAGCAAGTCAAAGGAACTTATTTTATGTAACATCCTTATATTCCACCTTTTTCGTGCGGGAGATATTTTGCTTGTCAAGCGTATATTGAAGGATATGGAAGATAGAGATATCACTCTTGATGAAGTTGGTTATAATTTTCTTGTTTATGGATTTTACAAGTGCCAAAATGTAAAAATGGCAGTTGAGACACTGAACATCCTTCTTGCCAAAGGCCTAAGACCGAGCACTCGTAGCCTCAGAATAATGATCTCTCACTTTTGTCGTCAGGGCAATATCAACAAAGCATTAGAGCTCTATAATATGATAGAAAGGAATAACTGGAATCATGGCATAGTCATCGAGAACACCATTGCTCTTAGTCTTCTTTCAATTGGTAGACTTTGTGAAGCTGAACTTCTTTTGGATCGAATAAATGGGCGAGAAGTTGCTCCTGCCCAGGTTAACTATGATCTCCTGATTAAAGAATTCTGTGTAAAAGGAGGCATGAATAAGGCTGTCGATTTGCTAAACAAAATGCTAAAGAAAGGAAATCTCCCTAGCGAAATCAGTTATAGTTCAATCATACAGATGCTATGTATCTATAAAGAATTTGATCGGGCACAAGATTTTTTTGCTGAGATGCAGTACAATAACCTTAAACCAAGTAAGGAGTCTTGCGATGCCCTTATTTGTGGCCTTTGTGATTCTGGGAGAGTAGATGAAGCTAAGGGACTTTTAGAAACTATGCTACAGATTGGTGTAATTCCAACTCACACCATGTATAATTATGTTATTGATAAATATCAtgtcaataataatttaaacaAGGCAGCAGAGCTTCTGGATGAAATGCAGCGTGCCGGGTATTCTCCTAATTTTGAGACCCATTGGTCTATTATAAGCAATTTAAGCAGTAACAGTAATAAGAAGAAGATTGGTGAAAGCGGCGGAAGCCTTTTGTCTAGCCTTCTTTTTGGGGCTGGCCTCAAAGAGAAGAATAATGAGGATACAAGTTCTTCTAGATTCAAATatgcatcttttttttctacCCGAGTTTCTTGCTGA
- the LOC109721159 gene encoding thioredoxin-like 1-2, chloroplastic isoform X2: MAAASMKGVSFTGSYEVGVEVKEKKFKSSEGLACKNELKGRKVLLREQSGSFASWNPKTQSCSSITAQSSIYIPRTNRWWEKSMKPNMIEITSVQDLVDSLRSAGDKLVVVGFYSPSCGGCKTLHPKIYKFKKALENHGTERCSLGPAKGLEESELRSLASNKEIQYNYPLRPHEDEDLALSNSSFSDSLVRGI; encoded by the exons ATGGCTGCTGCTTCTATGAAAGGTGTGAGCTTTACTGGTTCTTATGAAGTTGGAGTAGaagtaaaggaaaagaaatttaaatcttCGGAGGGGTTGGCTTGTAAAAACGAGCTGAAGGGAAGGAAGGTTTTGCTCAGAGAACAGAGTGGCTCATTTGCATCTTGGAACCCCAAAACCCAATCATGTTCATCCATTACT GCGCAATCTTCGATCTATATTCCGCGAACAAATAGATGGTGGGAGAAAAGCATGAAGCCTAACATGATAGAGATCACATCAGTACAAGATCTCGTCGATTCGTTGCGAAGCGCTGGAGATAAACTCGTTGTAGTCGGCTTCTATTCTCCTAGTTGTGGAGGTTGCAAAACTCTGCATCCTAAG atcTATAAGTTCAAAAAGGCGTTGGAGAATCATGGGACCGAACGATGCAGTCTCGGACCGGCGAAAGGCTTGGAGGAATCGGAATTGCGGAGCTTGGCTTCTAATAAGGAGATCCAATATAACTATCCTTTGAGACCTCATGAAGATGAAGATTTAGCTCTATCTAATTCAAGCTTTTCTGATTCTCTAGTTCGAGGCATTTAA
- the LOC109721135 gene encoding pentatricopeptide repeat-containing protein At5g39680-like produces MRSHSPIVVGFFSLLSRRMSSSLFQPPIQTSPTIWRTMLINLLQMATESQNLTSGKVVHAQVIRTLEFDIIHANYLINLYVKCGRLDIARHVFDVMPERNVVSGNALMVGYFHSGYPFKAVELFKSIDFGELADGPNEYIFTTALSACANIGAHEEGRQCHAYVLKSGLVLYAHVRNSLLHMYSKCSGMEDALGVFKALPSFDVFAFNSMINGFLDHGQLTQAVALLSCMVKEIVRWDHVSFIAVLGLCAGLKDSTLGRQVHCQILKRRMEFSVFVGSAIIDMYGKCGDAQNAQIVFEMLQNKNVVSWTAVMAACAQNECFEDALKLFLKMEIDGISPNEFTYAVALNSCAGLSALRNGDALNAHIEKSGYKSSPSIDNALINMYSKSGSIEDAMRVFTTMSHHDIISWNSIITAYSHHGLAREALEAFNNMLAAAEVPTYVTFIGVLSACGHLGLVDEAFYYLNHSMQELGIKPGIEHYTCIVGLLCRAGLLNEADWFMRSTGTDWDIVAWRTLLSACQVHKNYGLGHRVANHIIELNPSDVGTYILLSNLYAKENRWDGVVKIRKIMRERYIKKEPGVSWIQVGSVVHVFTSEDKKHPWMTQINEKLAELIGQIKLIGYVPNIDSVLHDVEDEQKEEYLRYHSEKLAIAFGLIRTPQGAPIHVMKNLRICDDCHVAIKLISIVTKRRMVLRDASRFHRFEGGVCSCDDYW; encoded by the coding sequence ATGCGATCCCATTCGCCCATTGTTGTTGggttcttctctctcctctcccgcAGGATGTCTTCTTCTCTGTTCCAACCCCCCATCCAAACATCTCCTACCATTTGGCGAACCATGCTTATTAATCTCTTGCAAATGGCCACTGAGTCCCAGAATTTAACTTCGGGAAAAGTTGTTCATGCCCAGGTCATCAGAACCTTGGAATTTGATATTATACATGCCAATTATCTTATAAACCTGTATGTAAAATGTGGCCGCCTTGATATCGCTCGTCACGTGTTTGATGTAATGCCGGAAAGAAATGTTGTGTCCGGTAATGCGCTAATGGTGGGCTACTTCCATAGTGGGTACCCTTTCAAGGCCGTTGAGTTGTTCAAGTCAATTGATTTTGGTGAGCTAGCGGATGGCCCGAATGAATACATCTTTACGACAGCTTTGTCGGCTTGTGCTAATATAGGGGCTCATGAGGAGGGTCGGCAATGTCATGCTTATGTATTGAAGTCCGGATTGGTCTTGTATGCTCATGTTCGCAATTCGCTTCTCCATATGTATTCCAAATGTTCTGGGATGGAAGATGCATTAGGTGTGTTCAAGGCCCTGCCTAGTTTCGATGTGTTCGCTTTTAATTCTATGATTAACGGGTTTTTGGATCACGGGCAGTTGACCCAAGCTGTGGCCTTGTTGAGTTGTATGGTTAAAGAAATTGTTCGTTGGGATCATGTCTCGTTCATTGCGGTCCTCGGCCTTTGTGCGGGTTTGAAAGATTCAACTTTGGGCCGGCAGGTCCATTGTCAAATCTTAAAAAGAAGAATGGAGTTTAGTGTCTTTGTTGGTAGCGCGATCATAGACATGTATGGAAAATGTGGCGATGCCCAAAATGCTCAGATTGTTTTCGAGATGCTTCAGAACAAGAATGTAGTTTCTTGGACAGCTGTCATGGCCGCGTGTGCACAAAACGAGTGCTTCGAAGATGCGCTGAAGTTATTTTTAAAGATGGAAATAGATGGCATTAGTCCGAACGAGTTCACTTATGCAGTTGCTCTCAATTCCTGCGCCGGTTTGTCAGCTTTGAGAAACGGCGACGCCCTGAATGCTCACATAGAAAAATCAGGGTATAAATCTTCCCCGTCCATTGATAATGCTTTGATTAACATGTATTCAAAGAGTGGCAGTATTGAAGATGCGATGAGAGTATTTACGACAATGTCTCATCATGACATAATCTCTTGGAATTCGATTATAACTGCATACTCCCATCATGGGCTTGCGAGAGAAGCTCTCGAAGCTTTTAATAATATGCTGGCTGCAGCTGAGGTTCCAACTTATGTAACCTTCATTGGGGTGCTTTCAGCTTGTGGGCATTTGGGTTTGGTCGACGAAGCATTTTACTACTTAAATCATTCTATGCAGGAGCTAGGAATAAAGCCTGGGATAGAACATTATACTTGCATCGTCGGTCTCTTGTGTCGAGCTGGGCTATTAAATGAGGCTGATTGGTTTATGAGATCTACAGGCACAGATTGGGATATTGTTGCATGGCGAACTCTTCTAAGTGCTTGCCAAGTGCATAAAAATTATGGTCTAGGCCACCGAGTTGCTAACCATATTATTGAATTAAATCCCAGTGATGTGGGAACTTATATTTTGCTATCTAACTTGTATGCTAAAGAGAATCGATGGGATGGAGTAGTGAAAATTAGGAAGATAATGAGAGAAAGATACATTAAGAAGGAACCTGGTGTTAGTTGGATACAAGTAGGAAGTGTAGTCCATGTTTTTACTTCAGAAGATAAGAAGCATCCATGGATGACGCAGATCAATGAGAAATTAGCAGAATTAATAGGCCAGATAAAGCTTATTGGATATGTTCCCAATATTGATTCAGTTTTGCACGACGTCGAGGATGAACAGAAGGAAGAGTACCTCAGATATCATAGCGAGAAATTGGCTATTGCTTTCGGGCTTATTCGGACTCCTCAAGGAGCTCCAATTCATGTCATGAAGAATCTGAGGATTTGTGATGATTGTCATGTTGCTATCAAGCTCATTTCAATCGTGACCAAGAGGAGAATGGTTCTGAGAGACGCCAGTCGGTTTCATCGATTTGAGGGTGGAGTATGTTCTTGTGATGATTACTGGTGA
- the LOC109721159 gene encoding thioredoxin-like 1-1, chloroplastic isoform X1, whose amino-acid sequence MAAASMKGVSFTGSYEVGVEVKEKKFKSSEGLACKNELKGRKVLLREQSGSFASWNPKTQSCSSITAQSSIYIPRTNRWWEKSMKPNMIEITSVQDLVDSLRSAGDKLVVVGFYSPSCGGCKTLHPKICQLAESNPNALFLTVNYEEHRSMCYTLHICVLPFFRFYRGAQGRVCSFSCTNATIYKFKKALENHGTERCSLGPAKGLEESELRSLASNKEIQYNYPLRPHEDEDLALSNSSFSDSLVRGI is encoded by the exons ATGGCTGCTGCTTCTATGAAAGGTGTGAGCTTTACTGGTTCTTATGAAGTTGGAGTAGaagtaaaggaaaagaaatttaaatcttCGGAGGGGTTGGCTTGTAAAAACGAGCTGAAGGGAAGGAAGGTTTTGCTCAGAGAACAGAGTGGCTCATTTGCATCTTGGAACCCCAAAACCCAATCATGTTCATCCATTACT GCGCAATCTTCGATCTATATTCCGCGAACAAATAGATGGTGGGAGAAAAGCATGAAGCCTAACATGATAGAGATCACATCAGTACAAGATCTCGTCGATTCGTTGCGAAGCGCTGGAGATAAACTCGTTGTAGTCGGCTTCTATTCTCCTAGTTGTGGAGGTTGCAAAACTCTGCATCCTAAG ATATGCCAACTTGCCGAGTCGAACCCAAATGCATTATTCCTCACAGTCAATTACGAAGAGCACAGATCTATGTGTTACACGCTTCACATTTGCGTGTTGCCCTTCTTTCGTTTCTATAGAGGCGCGCAAGGTCGAGTATGCAGCTTCAGCTGCACCAATGCTACT atcTATAAGTTCAAAAAGGCGTTGGAGAATCATGGGACCGAACGATGCAGTCTCGGACCGGCGAAAGGCTTGGAGGAATCGGAATTGCGGAGCTTGGCTTCTAATAAGGAGATCCAATATAACTATCCTTTGAGACCTCATGAAGATGAAGATTTAGCTCTATCTAATTCAAGCTTTTCTGATTCTCTAGTTCGAGGCATTTAA
- the LOC109721149 gene encoding pentatricopeptide repeat-containing protein At5g15300: protein MLRKFGNKRHQPGIWRRCRTLRALKQIHARMLVRGFLSDSFALRELIFSSAVSVPGAFSYAHQLFSHIPRPNLFMWNSIIRGAAHSAAPSDALSLYTRMARSGARPNKLTFPFLLRACAKLSAPSAGAQFHAAIVKSGLDSDPFVRNALINFHACCGDAASAHALFDERARGDAVAWSAMVAGYAKKGDLGVARELFDESPAKDLVSYNVMITAYAKRGEMESAQELFDTMPQRDVVTWNAIISGYVRCGSHARAVEVFGGMRERGESPDDVTMLSLLSTCADSGALDVGRRLHYLISDMCSRNGLSIVLGNALIDMYAKCGSIGGALEVFGGMREKDISTWNSIIRGLAFHGHSKEALQLFDEMLNKRLRPDEITFVGVLVACSHGGMVDEGQRYFLLMQNEYRIEPNIRHYGCMVDILGRAGLLKEAFKFVGEMKVEPNAIVWRTLLGACRVHGDVELGKRANEELMKVQSEESGDYVLLSNIYASVGEWDGSEKVRKLMDDSGVCKEAGCTLIEAGGKESKQLSLPFSSSCRLKEAVH, encoded by the coding sequence ATGTTAAGGAAATTCGGGAACAAGCGACACCAACCGGGTATATGGCGACGGTGCCGCACCCTCCGAGCTCTGAAGCAAATCCACGCTCGCATGCTCGTCCGGGGCTTCCTCTCCGACTCCTTCGCTCTCCGCGAGCTCATCTTCTCCTCCGCGGTCTCCGTCCCCGGCGCCTTTTCCTACGCGCACCAACTCTTCTCCCACATCCCCCGCCCCAACCTCTTCATGTGGAACTCCATCATCCGCGGCGCCGCCCACTCCGCCGCCCCCTCCGACGCCCTTTCCCTCTACACCCGCATGGCGCGGAGCGGCGCCAGGCCCAACAAGCTCAccttccccttcctcctccgcgCGTGCGCCAAGCTCTCCGCCCCCTCCGCGGGCGCTCAATTCCACGCCGCGATCGTCAAATCAGGTCTCGATTCCGACCCGTTTGTTCGCAACGCGCTCATTAACTTCCACGCGTGCTGCGGCGACGCAGCGAGCGCGCACGCGCTGTTCGACGAGCGCGCGCGGGGGGACGCGGTGGCGTGGTCGGCCATGGTCGCGGGCTACGCGAAAAAAGGCGACTTGGGCGTCGCGCGCGAACTTTTCGACGAGAGCCCCGCGAAGGATTTGGTCTCCTACAACGTGATGATCACCGCGTACGCGAAGAGGGGGGAAATGGAGAGCGCGCAGGAGCTGTTCGACACAATGCCGCAGCGAGATGTGGTGACGTGGAACGCGATCATCTCCGGGTACGTGCGTTGTGGGTCCCACGCGCGCGCCGTAGAGGTGTTTGGTGGAATGcgcgagagaggagagagccCCGATGATGTCACCATGTTGAGCTTGCTATCAACGTGCGCGGACTCTGGAGCTCTCGATGTCGGCCGGAGATTACACTATTTGATCTCGGATATGTGCTCGAGAAATGGGTTGAGCATTGTTCTTGGGAATGCTCTTATAGATATGTACGCAAAGTGTGGGAGCATAGGTGGAGCTTTGGAGGTATTTGGAGGAATGAGGGAGAAGGATATCTCAACTTGGAACTCAATTATCAGAGGGCTAGCCTTTCATGGGCATTCTAAAGAAGCACTTCaactgttcgatgaaatgctcAATAAGAGATTGAGGCCGGATGAGATCACCTTCGTGGGTGTTCTTGTCGCGTGCAGTCATGGTGGTATGGTCGATGAGGGCCAAAGATACTTCTTGTTAATGCAAAATGAGTATAGGATCGAACCGAATATTAGGCATTATGGATGTATGGTAGACATATTGGGGCGTGCGGGTTTATTGAAAGAAGCATTCAAGTTTGTAGGCGAGATGAAGGTCGAGCCTAATGCTATTGTGTGGAGGACTTTGCTTGGAGCATGTAGGGTTCATGGAGATGTTGAGCTGGGGAAACGGGCAAATGAAGAGCTAATGAAGGTGCAGAGCGAGGAGAGTGGGGACTATGTTTTGCTTTCGAATATATATGCTTCGGTTGGAGAGTGGGACGGGTCGGAGAAGGTGAGGAAATTGATGGATGATAGTGGAGTTTGCAAAGAGGCTGGCTGTACTCTGATAGAAGCAGGTGGTAAGGAGTCTAAGCAGCTGTCATTGCCCTTCAGCTCAAGTTGTAGATTGAAGGAAGCTGTTCATTGA
- the LOC109721372 gene encoding soluble inorganic pyrophosphatase 1, with translation MTEEASQKRAVPRLNERILSSLSRRSVAAHPWHDLEIGPGAPSVFNVVVEITKGSKVKYELDKKTGLIKVDRILYSSVVYPHNYGFIPRTLCEDGDPMDVLVLMQEPVVPGCFLRARAIGLMPMIDQGEKDDKIIAVCADDPEYRHYNNLNELSPHRLAEIRRFFEDYKKNENKEVAVNEFLPAITAQEAIQLSMDLYADYILHNLRR, from the exons ATGACTGAAGAGGCTTCACAAAAACGGGCAGTCCCACGGCTAAATGAAAGGATTCTTTCATCCCTGTCTCGAAGATCTGTAGCTGCACATCCTTGGCATGATCTTGAGATAG GTCCTGGAGCTCCCTCTGTTTTCAATGTT GTTGTGGAGATAACAAAAGGAAGTAAAGTCAAATATGAGCTTGACAAGAAAACTGGCCTGATCAAG GTTGACAGGATTCTGTACTCGTCAGTGGTCTATCCTCACAACTATGGTTTCATACCACGAACACTCTGTGAAGATGGTGACCCTATGGATGTTTTGGTCCTGATGCAG GAACCAGTCGTTCCCGGTTGTTTTCTTCGTGCAAGGGCCATAGGCCTTATGCCTATGATTGATCAG GGTGAGAAAGATGATAAGATAATTGCAGTCTGTGCTGATGATCCGGAATACCGCCACTACAACAACCTTAACGAGCTCTCTCCTCACCGACTTGCTGAAATTCGTCGCTTCTTTGAGGACt ACAAAAAGAACGAGAACAAAGAGGTTGCTGTCAATGAGTTCTTGCCTGCGATCACTGCCCAGGAAGCTATTCAGCTCTCCAT GGATCTGTATGCGGACTATATCTTGCACAATCTCAGGCGCTAG